A segment of the Thiohalospira halophila DSM 15071 genome:
GTGGAGGGTCACCTGGGCGCGCTCGCGCTCGGCGTCCAGGGCCGCGTGGGTGCTGGCCACCCGCTCGGCCATGGCATCGAAGGCGCGGCTGATGGTGGCGAGTTCGTCGCGTCCGGCGAGGGCGGCGCGGGCCGAGGTATCGCCCCCGGCGAAGTGGTCCGCGGCGGCGGTCAGCCGGTTCATGCGCTGGCCGACCTGGCGGTGAAGCACCAGGGCCAGGCCGGCGACGACCACCAGCAGGAAGAGGGAGAGGTGGGCGGTCTGGTGCCAGGCCGCGGCCCGTGCCGTGGCCAGGGGGCGCTCCAGGGAGCGGATCAGGTGGAGTTCGCCGATGCCGGTGGGAGTCAGGTCGTCGGGGGCGCGGTCGAGGATGACGGGATAGGCGCCGTGGATGTTCGTCCCGGTTCGGGTGATGCCGCTCTCCGAAAGGCCTCGGACCGGCGGGCGATCCGCCAGGATCCCGGCCATGTCGCGACCCACCCAGGCCTGGCGGTGGGCGGCCCGGATGGTGCCGTCGGGGCCGGCGAGCAGGGCGGTGGTCAGGGCCGGATCGGCACCGGTGGCTGCCAGGACCTCCCGGATGCGCGACGGCTCGTCCTTGCGGGCGAGGTGCTCCAGCTGCGCCTGGAGCTGGTCGAGCTGGCGGGCCATCTCCGCCATGGCGCCCGACTGGGCCTGTTTACCGGCGTCGTCGAGGAAGCGCCAGTGGCTGTAGCCCAGCGTGGCCACGGCGAAGCCCGCCAGCACCAGCGGCAGCAGGGCGCGGAGGGAGACGGGGGGACGCCTCATGGCCCGGCCTCCACGGAGGCCGAGACCGGCCCCCCGGTGAGGAAGGCCGCGGGGTCCCGGTGGCAGACGGTCTCCGTCGAGAGGAGGTCATTGGTGCCCAGGAAGTCGGCCATCTTCCGACAGGAGTCGGCCAGGGCCGGTTCCGGGCCGGCCAGCAGGCGGCGATTGGCGGTGCGATCCGGGAACTCCAGCCCCTCCAGGGCCCGCGCGATATCCTCCGGCTCGACCCCCTCGCGGCGGGCGGCGAATTCCCGGGCGGCCTCGTCATCGGGGTCGAGAAGATCGGCGCGGGCCCGGAACCAGGCGGCCACCAGGTCAGCGATGGCCGCCCCCCGTTCCTGGAGCACCGACTCCCGGGTGACCAGGACGTCCACGATCCGGTCCGGGGTCTGGCGGCTGTCGAAGAGGACTTGGCCGCCGGCATGGATGAGCCGGGAGCGCACCGGCTCGAAGGTCACGGCCGCTTCGACGGTACCCTGTCGGAACGCCGCCTCGTGCTCGTTCACCCGCAAGGGTATCTTCTCTACCTCGGTGGGTTTCAGGCCGGCCCGCTCCAGGGCGAGGGCGAGGAAGTAGGCGCCCAGGGCGGTATCTTCCACCGCCACCCGGCGGCCGGCCAGGTTTTCGAGGCTCTCCACCTCGGGCCGGGCGATGATGGCATCGCCACCGGCGGAGATATCCGCGACCAGGAAGACCCGTAGCTCAGGGATCTCGGTGGCCGCCCGCAGGGCCTCGTCCAGGGTGAGGGCAGCCACGTCGATGGTGCCGTTGGCCAGCGCGCGCTGGACCTGGCTGGCGGAGAGGTATTCCACCGGATGGATGGCGTTACGGTCGAGGTAGCCGCGCTCCCGGGCGAGGTAGAGCGGCTCGTAGCCGGGCCAGATATTGGCTCCCACCCCGAGGGGGGCGTCGGGGGCATCGCTGCAGCCGGCCAGGAGCAGGGCGGCGAGCAGCAGGAGCAGGCGCAGCGGATTCGGGGCCATGTCCACGGTCTCGGAAGCGTACGGATGGCGGATAACGGCCTCCCTGCCTCCTCCGCGGGACTCCGGGGTGGAGTGCTCGACCCCGTTGCCGGAGACCCCAGTATATCCCGGCCGCCGGAGGTGACCACCCGCCAGGCACCCACTCGCCCTGATCGACACAATTGTTTCCGGCGTGCGGTCACCAATCCGTGGTTCGGGGCGGTCGGGAGCGGTCGTGGTAAGGGTGCGGCGATGGCGGGTAGAATGGGCCGGTTACGAATCGCGTGCAGGCGGAGGAGCCATGACCGAAGTCGACCCGAGTACCGCCGAGCGGCGGACCTTCGCCATCATCTCCCACCCGGACGCCGGCAAGACCACGCTCACCGAGAAGCTGCTCCTCTACGGGGGGGCTATCCAGAATGCGGGCACCGTGAAGGGGCGCAAGGCGGACCGCCACGCCACCTCCGACTGGCTGACCATGGAGCAGGACCGCGGGATCTCGGTGACCTCCTCGGTGATGCAGTTCCCCTACGCCGGGCGCATCCTCAACCTGCTGGATACCCCCGGCCACGAGGACTTCTCCGAGGACACCTACCGCGTGCTCACGGCGGTGGACTCGGCGCTGATGGTCATCGACGCCGCCAAGGGCGTCGAGGAGCGCACCATCAAGCTCATGGACGTCTGCCGCCTGCGCGACACCCCCATCGTCAGCTTCATCAACAAGCTCGACCGGGAGGGGCGCGACCCCACGGAGCTGCTGGACGAGGTCGAGGAGGTGCTCAAGATCCGCTGCGCCCCGGTGACCTGGCCCATCGGCATGGGCAGCGCCTTCCGCGGCGTCTTCCACCTGGTCCACGACCGGGTGCACCTCTTCTCCCCCCGCCACGAGGGCGGCATCGCCCACGGCGAGATCATCGAGGGGCTGGACAATCCGCGTCTGGAGGAGGTCCTGGGGGCCGACGTGGCGGAGAACCTGCGCGAGGAGGTGGAGCTGGTGCGCGGGGCGAGCCACGAGTTCGAGGTGGAGCCCTTCCTGCGCGGCGAGCTGACGCCGGTCTTCTTCGGCTCGGCGGTGAACAACTTCGGCGTGGAGGAGCTGCTCTCCACCTTCGTCGACTACGCCCCGGCTCCCCAGCCGCGGGAGGCCGATGCCCGGGTGGTCCAGCCGGACGAGGAGAAGCTCACCGGCTTCGTCTTCAAGATCCAGGCGAACATGGACCCCCAGCACCGGGATCGGCTGGCCTTCATGCGGATCAACTCCGGCCGCTACCGGCGCGGCATGAAGATGTACAACCCGCGCACCGGCAAGACCAGCCAGAACGTCTCCGCCGCCACCTTCATGGCGCGGGAACGGGAGCACGCCGACGAGGCCCTGCCGGGGGACATCATCGGCCTGCACAACCACGGGACCATCCAGATCGGCGATACCTTCACCGAGGGCGAGGAGCTGCGGTTTACCGGCATCCCCAACTTCGCCCCCGAGCTCTTTCGCCGCGTGATGCTGGCCGACCCGCTGCGCTCCAAGGCGCTGGTCAAGGGGCTCACCGAGCTCTCCGAGGAGGGGGCGGTCCAGTTCTTTAGGCCGCTGGAGAAGAATGACCTTATTCTGGGTGCGGTTGGCGTGCTACAGTTCGACGTGGTCGCCCAGCGCCTGAAGGATGAATACAAGGTCGAGTGCCGGTTCGAACCGGTGAACGTCCACACCGCGCGCTGGGTTGAGGCCGAAGACGAAAACGAGCTCGAGCGCTTCCGGAAGAAGGCCGCGGAGAACCTGGCGCTGGATGCCGCCGACTATCTGACCTACCTCGCCCCCACCCGGGTGAACCTGGAACTGACCCAGGAACGCTGGCCGGATATCCACTTCTCCGCGACCCGCGAGCACTGAACCTCGCACCCCCTTCCGGGGCAGCCGGGCCGCCAAGTGGGGGAGGGAGGGCGCCCGGCGCCCGTCAGGCTCATGCAGAAGACCATTCGCGGCTTCATCATCACCGTCGCCGTGGGGGTGTCGGTGGTGCTCTTCATCGCGCTCTATCTCGTGGTCTCCACCGTCTACGATCGGACGGTGCGCGAGGATGCCCGCCACGTCAGTGACGTCATCGCCGAGCAGACCTTCAACTCCATGTTCCAGGTCATGCGCCAGGGCTGGACCCGGCAGGAGCTGGAGGCGTTCATCCAGGCCAGCCAGGCCACCTTCGACGAGACCCCGTACCATCTCGAGATCTATCGCGGGAAGCGGGTGGAGCAGCTCTTCGGGCCCATCGAGCAGCCGGAGATGGACGCCCAAGTGGAGGACGCCTTCGCCAGCGGGGAGCGGGAGCTCATCGAGCGCGACCAGGGCCTGCGCTATCTCTACCCCCTGAACGCCCGTGAGGAGTGCCTGCGCTGCCACACCAACGCCGAGGTGGGGGACACCCTGGGCGTCATCGAGGTGGAGCAGGACCTGGAGCCGGTGATCCGCTCGGCCCGGGAGGACTTCCTCACCGTGCTGGCCTTCCTGGCGCCGCTCCCGGTGGTGGGGGCCCTGGGCGTCGGCCTCTTCCTCAATCGCCGGATCAAGCGCGCCCTGGGGGTGGTGGAGGACTCCATCGAGCGGGTGAACAAGGTCTCCGACCTCAAAGAGGTGGCCTTCCGCGACCAGAGCCCCGGCTTCGCCGAGCTCGACCACCTGCTGGACAACATGCAGGAGCTGGTGGAGAAGCTGCGCGGCTTCGCCGTGGACCGCGATCTGCTGGAGTTCGAGATCCGGCTGCTGGAGAAGTTCGTCATCACCTCCGAGGTGGTGCGGGACTGGCGGGAGTACGTCAGCCAGCTCCTGCTGGAGATCAACCAGATCGTCGACGCCTACAGCCTCTTCTCCGTCTTCAAGGTGGACGAGGAGGTCTTCGATCTGGAGGTCTTCTGGCGCTGCCATCCCCCGGAGGAGGTCCGCCAGACCTTCGAGGCGGCCGTCTTCCGGGCCATGGCGGAGGAGCCCCACTTCCAGCCCATGCCGGAGATCCAGGTCCACCACCACGTGGCCGAGACCGGCTGCACCATCGAGGCCATCGACCCCGACGCCATCGAGGTCCAGACCAAGTCCCTGCTGGTGGAGACGCCCAAGATCGGCGGCATCGTCGGTATCGGCGTGCAGGCCGACATCGTCCGCGACGACATGCGCATGCTGGTGGTGGAGAGCATCCTCTCCACCCTGCTCAACGTCGTGGGCTCGGTGAAGGCCATCTACAAGTACACCCGGGACCTGGAGTACTACGCCACCCGCGACCCGCTCACCGACCTCTACAACCAGCGCGTCTTCTGGGAGCTGCTGGAGTACGAGATGGGCCGGGCGGAGCGGGGCGACTACGGCTTCGCCGTGCTGGTCATCGATCTGGACAACTTCAAGGCCATCAACGATACCTACGGGCACGGCTTCGGCGACCGCTTCCTGGCAGCCTTCGCCGAGACCCTGCGCGCCTCGGTGCGCCAGGGGGATGTCCTGGCCCGCTACGGTGGGGACGAGTTCGTTGCCATCCTGGGCGAGGGCGACGAGGGGACCCCCTACCAGGTGGCCGAGCGCATCCGCGAGGCGGCCAGCGGCGTGGCGCTCACGGCTCCGGACGGCCACGAGGTCCACGCCACCATCTCCATCGGGGTCGCGTTCTATCCGGAGCACGCCACCGAGTTCAAGGATCTCTTCATGTTCGCCGACAACATGATGTACAAGGCCAAGACCGAGGGTAAGAACCGCATCGGCTACCCCACCGAGGAGGACGTGCTGGAGGTCTTCCGCGCCATCGGCGAGAAGAGCCGGGTGGTCCAGCAGGCCCTGGATGCCGACCACGTGGTCCCCGTCTTCCAGCCCATCGTGGAGGCGTCCACCGGCCGGGTGGTGGCCCACGAGACCCTCAGCCGCATCCGTCGGGAGGACGGTACCCTCATGGGGGCCGGGGAGTTCGTGGAGGTGGCCGAGCGCATGGGGATCATCCACAAGCTCGACCATCTGATGATGGAGAAGGCCTTCGCCCGCATGGCGGAGACCGATTACCAGGGGCTGCTCTTCATCAACCTCTCGCCCCGGGTGCTGGTGCTGGGCGAGTTCCTGCGCGAGACCAGCCGGCTGGTGGAGTTCTACGGCATCGACCCGGGCCGGGTGGTCTTCGAGCTCACCGAGCGGGACACGGTGAGCAACTTCCAGGTGCTGGAGGACTTCGTCAACGACCTCAAGCTGGAGGGCTTCAAGTTCGCCATCGACGACTTCGGCTCCGGGTTCTCCTCCTATCACTACATCAAGCACTTCCCGGTGGACTACGTGAAGATCGAGGGCGACTTCATCGTGAACATGCTCAGCGACGGCCGGGACCG
Coding sequences within it:
- a CDS encoding ABC transporter substrate-binding protein, producing MAPNPLRLLLLLAALLLAGCSDAPDAPLGVGANIWPGYEPLYLARERGYLDRNAIHPVEYLSASQVQRALANGTIDVAALTLDEALRAATEIPELRVFLVADISAGGDAIIARPEVESLENLAGRRVAVEDTALGAYFLALALERAGLKPTEVEKIPLRVNEHEAAFRQGTVEAAVTFEPVRSRLIHAGGQVLFDSRQTPDRIVDVLVTRESVLQERGAAIADLVAAWFRARADLLDPDDEAAREFAARREGVEPEDIARALEGLEFPDRTANRRLLAGPEPALADSCRKMADFLGTNDLLSTETVCHRDPAAFLTGGPVSASVEAGP
- a CDS encoding peptide chain release factor 3; protein product: MTEVDPSTAERRTFAIISHPDAGKTTLTEKLLLYGGAIQNAGTVKGRKADRHATSDWLTMEQDRGISVTSSVMQFPYAGRILNLLDTPGHEDFSEDTYRVLTAVDSALMVIDAAKGVEERTIKLMDVCRLRDTPIVSFINKLDREGRDPTELLDEVEEVLKIRCAPVTWPIGMGSAFRGVFHLVHDRVHLFSPRHEGGIAHGEIIEGLDNPRLEEVLGADVAENLREEVELVRGASHEFEVEPFLRGELTPVFFGSAVNNFGVEELLSTFVDYAPAPQPREADARVVQPDEEKLTGFVFKIQANMDPQHRDRLAFMRINSGRYRRGMKMYNPRTGKTSQNVSAATFMAREREHADEALPGDIIGLHNHGTIQIGDTFTEGEELRFTGIPNFAPELFRRVMLADPLRSKALVKGLTELSEEGAVQFFRPLEKNDLILGAVGVLQFDVVAQRLKDEYKVECRFEPVNVHTARWVEAEDENELERFRKKAAENLALDAADYLTYLAPTRVNLELTQERWPDIHFSATREH
- a CDS encoding putative bifunctional diguanylate cyclase/phosphodiesterase — encoded protein: MQKTIRGFIITVAVGVSVVLFIALYLVVSTVYDRTVREDARHVSDVIAEQTFNSMFQVMRQGWTRQELEAFIQASQATFDETPYHLEIYRGKRVEQLFGPIEQPEMDAQVEDAFASGERELIERDQGLRYLYPLNAREECLRCHTNAEVGDTLGVIEVEQDLEPVIRSAREDFLTVLAFLAPLPVVGALGVGLFLNRRIKRALGVVEDSIERVNKVSDLKEVAFRDQSPGFAELDHLLDNMQELVEKLRGFAVDRDLLEFEIRLLEKFVITSEVVRDWREYVSQLLLEINQIVDAYSLFSVFKVDEEVFDLEVFWRCHPPEEVRQTFEAAVFRAMAEEPHFQPMPEIQVHHHVAETGCTIEAIDPDAIEVQTKSLLVETPKIGGIVGIGVQADIVRDDMRMLVVESILSTLLNVVGSVKAIYKYTRDLEYYATRDPLTDLYNQRVFWELLEYEMGRAERGDYGFAVLVIDLDNFKAINDTYGHGFGDRFLAAFAETLRASVRQGDVLARYGGDEFVAILGEGDEGTPYQVAERIREAASGVALTAPDGHEVHATISIGVAFYPEHATEFKDLFMFADNMMYKAKTEGKNRIGYPTEEDVLEVFRAIGEKSRVVQQALDADHVVPVFQPIVEASTGRVVAHETLSRIRREDGTLMGAGEFVEVAERMGIIHKLDHLMMEKAFARMAETDYQGLLFINLSPRVLVLGEFLRETSRLVEFYGIDPGRVVFELTERDTVSNFQVLEDFVNDLKLEGFKFAIDDFGSGFSSYHYIKHFPVDYVKIEGDFIVNMLSDGRDRAFVRNISNLAQELGIRTIAEFVESEEVLNAVAGTGIDLAQGFHTGRPSETLTPAEPQ